Proteins from a genomic interval of Zingiber officinale cultivar Zhangliang chromosome 1B, Zo_v1.1, whole genome shotgun sequence:
- the LOC122038181 gene encoding proline-rich receptor-like protein kinase PERK12, whose protein sequence is MAAAAAMLLSSSATAFVLLLLSVADLTSSALSPSPSQSPVPGGPIRTPNAPPPAPSPSLSTSPASPPPETPHSSPSPPPESPSPSRITKVPAPVPNGADSRAALSHKVKGDGEGGGGGMNGGKKTAIVVSLILAAAVLAAAAAVVYKKRRDNIRRSRYSYATHREIL, encoded by the coding sequence atggcggcggcggcggcgatgcTCCTCTCTTCTTCCGCCACAGCCTTCGTCCTATTACTGCTTTCAGTGGCGGATCTTACTTCCTCCGCGTTGTCACCGTCGCCGTCGCAGTCGCCGGTCCCCGGTGGCCCGATCCGCACTCCTAATGCACCCCCTCCGGCGCCTTCCCCCTCTCTGAGTACTTCGCCTGCTTCTCCACCGCCAGAAACCCCACACTCTTCTCCGTCTCCACCTCCCGAGTCGCCGTCCCCCTCCCGGATCACGAAGGTACCCGCACCGGTGCCCAACGGCGCCGATTCAAGGGCAGCGCTGAGCCATAAAGTGAAGGGAGATGGcgaaggcggcggcggcgggatGAACGGGGGGAAGAAAACGGCGATAGTGGTGAGTCTGATACTGGCGGCGGCGGTCCTGGCGGCGGCGGCTGCGGTGGTCTACAAGAAGCGCCGGGACAACATCCGGCGGTCCAGGTACAGCTACGCCACTCACAGGGAGATTCTTTGA